ATCGAACCATGTCGACACCCGCCCCGAACGCAAGGATGACTCGTTGTGACGTTCCGCTTCGAAACGCATGATCCCGAGATTTACCGTCGCAAGGCGCGCCTGATCAGCATCGCCATGGCGGCGCAGCTGATCGTTTTCGGTCTGCTGTTTTCGCAGCTGTTGACCGCCACCTTCGGTTCGAGCTTCTGGCTCAATGCACTGGGGGTGCTGCTGGGGCTGGTCGTCACCAGCCTGACCTTCGCGGTGTTGAGGGAGCGTCCCTGGATGCGCGAGATGCGCTATGTCTGGCAGCTCAAACATCATCTCTCCCAGGTCAGCAGCTATCTGTCGACGCTGCGCCAGGCGGTCAAGGAGGACAACCCCAATGCGCTGGGTATCCTGAGCTTCTACCACCAAGGCATGGCGCAACTGGCCGAACTCAACGGTCGCACCACCGACGACGATGCCGAACGGCTCGCCGAGCGGCTCGAGGTGCGCAAGCGCCGCGAGGAGAAAGGGCTGCCGGAAGAGGTCGACCATTACGACCCACAGGATCTGCGCGCCTTCAAGCGCGGCTAGTCACTCGCTTACGGCTTGGCGGCATAGGCGTATAGCAGCGTCTCCTGGGCACTGATCGGTGCGCCCTGCGCTGCCTGCTTGAGATAGCTGCCATCCGGCTGGAGGTGCCAGCTCTGGCAGTTGTCGACCAGATAGGTCTCCAGGTCCTTGCGTATCCGTGCCGCCAGCTTCCTGTCGAGCAGCGGAAAGCAGGTCTCCACGCGATGCAGCATGTTGCGCTCCATGAAGTCTGCGCTCGAAGCCCACACTTCCTCCTTGCCATCGTTATGGAAGTAGAAGACCCGGCTATGCTCGAGAAAGCGTCCGATGATCGAGCGCACCCGAATGTTCTCCGAGACGCCTGCAATACCTGGCCGCAGGCAGCACATGCCGCGAATGATCAGATCGCACTCCACGCCGGCCCGAGAGGCGCGGTAGAGTGCGCGGATCAGCCTCGGCTCGGTCAGCGAGTTGCACTTGATGATCAGATGGGCACGCTTGCCCTGTTCGGCATGGCTCGCTTCACGATCGATCATCGCCAGCATTCGATCATGTAGCGTGAAGGGAGCATGCAGCAGGGTCTCGATACGCCGTGCCTTACCCATTCCCGAAAGCTGCTGAAAGACCTTGTGTACCTCCTCGCAGAGCGTCTGGTTGGCGGTGAGCAGGCTGTAGTCGGTATACACCCTGGCGGTCTTGGAGTGGTAGTTGCCGGTGCCCAGGTGGGCGTAGTCGCGCAGCTTGCCGCGTTCGCGACGTACGATGTGCACCATCTTGGCATGGGTCTTGTAGGCCATCACTCCATAGATGACGATCGCCCCGGCCTCCTGCAGGCGCGAGGCGAGCTGCAGGTTGTCGGCTTCGTCGAAGCGTGCCCGCAGCTCGACTACCACCGTTACCTCCTTGCCGCTGCGTGCGGCGTCGACCAGTGCCGAGACGATCGGTGAGTCGGCGCCGGTGCGATAGAGCGTCTGCTTGATGGCCAGCACCGCTGGATCACGTGCCGCTTCGGCGAGGAGTTCCTCGACCGGGGCGAAGGATTGGAATGGATGGTGGAGCAGGATGTCGCCATTGGCGATCACGTCGAATAGGCAGACGCCCTTGCGGATCGCCTTGGGCAGGCCGGCAACGAAGGGCCGATAACGCAGCTCGGGGCGATTGACGTCGGCCAGTACCGCCATCAGCCGGGTCAGGTTGACTGGCCCCCGCACGCGGTAGAGATCCTGCTCATCGAGCT
This DNA window, taken from Halomonas sp. TA22, encodes the following:
- a CDS encoding DUF3087 family protein, with translation MTFRFETHDPEIYRRKARLISIAMAAQLIVFGLLFSQLLTATFGSSFWLNALGVLLGLVVTSLTFAVLRERPWMREMRYVWQLKHHLSQVSSYLSTLRQAVKEDNPNALGILSFYHQGMAQLAELNGRTTDDDAERLAERLEVRKRREEKGLPEEVDHYDPQDLRAFKRG
- the ppk1 gene encoding polyphosphate kinase 1; protein product: MEASYGQSSRGEALEPSDTGSSEIVPLRVNHTRSGLHPKAPPDADLDDPALYFNRELSHLQFNVRVLEQALDASHPLLDRLFFLLIFSSNLDEFFEIRVAGLKHRHALGRDDSGDDGRLPRQILDEISRLTHLQVERQYRILNVELIPALEEQRLRVRRREQWTSDQQTWVRDYFDNEIMPVISPIGLDPSHPFPRLVNKSLNFIVQLEGRDAFGREGGLAILPAPRSLPRLIALPGHCCETGFDEYVFLSSIIHAHAEEVFPGMAVCGCYQFRLTRNADMAVDTGEVSDLASALRGELLARRYGKGVRLEVADDCPEELATFLLKQFELDEQDLYRVRGPVNLTRLMAVLADVNRPELRYRPFVAGLPKAIRKGVCLFDVIANGDILLHHPFQSFAPVEELLAEAARDPAVLAIKQTLYRTGADSPIVSALVDAARSGKEVTVVVELRARFDEADNLQLASRLQEAGAIVIYGVMAYKTHAKMVHIVRRERGKLRDYAHLGTGNYHSKTARVYTDYSLLTANQTLCEEVHKVFQQLSGMGKARRIETLLHAPFTLHDRMLAMIDREASHAEQGKRAHLIIKCNSLTEPRLIRALYRASRAGVECDLIIRGMCCLRPGIAGVSENIRVRSIIGRFLEHSRVFYFHNDGKEEVWASSADFMERNMLHRVETCFPLLDRKLAARIRKDLETYLVDNCQSWHLQPDGSYLKQAAQGAPISAQETLLYAYAAKP